The Methanobacterium lacus genome includes a region encoding these proteins:
- the alaS gene encoding alanine--tRNA ligase: MSRQLEELGYTKKTCETCGNDFWSIGERSTCGDAPCDKYEFIGNPATTVKYDLYQIQKEFNDFFKARGHTPITRYPVLAKRWRDDVFLVGASIYDFQPWVTSGLVEPPANPLVIAQPSIRLNDVDNVGRTGRHMTCFTMGAHHAFNKPDDEVYWKDETVKYCHDFIEHIGIDPSEITYIESWWEGGGNAGPCYEICVRGVELATLVFIQYKTTAEGLKEIPLKIVDTGYGLERFAWISQGTPTAYDASFGPVISQIKELAGVELNEAVLAENARIAGMMDIEDIADLKELRRRVADKLGITMEELKNATEPMEAVYVIADHTRCLCFMLADGVIPSNVKEGYLARLILRRTIRFMKDLGLKESLGDIMEIQLEFLSKTYPEIEERKQHILNVVTLEEKRYTKTVSKGKQLVKKTIQDLKKENLEEIPVETLIKLYDSHGMPPETIEEIASEENFNAAVPDNFYTLVAEEHEAEKKDKKQDIEIKFIETELVFYEHSRKTEFEAGLLGFYENNVVLDRTIFYPEGGGQPSDIGYIRVKGNKEKYNVLSVEKIQGVVLHQMEPEDIEKLKPFAGSRITGSIDPERRTSLTQNHTATHLIVAAAREVLGDHVWQAGAQKGVKKSRIDLSHYKRISITELREIEKIANSYVMKNYQVHTSWMNRTKAEKKYGFKLYQGGVVPGANIRTVKIDEIDVQACAGTHVKYTGEIGLIKITRTERIQDGVERLEFSAGKSAIDAVQRNDEILKESSEIFKVPLEQLPKTCERFFKEWKAYKNENTKLKDEIATLKVGSIRDLAVEISDLTVLTQLMDADMNELIGIVTDMTEDVDGVDVVVIGNTEGKIVGGSSAKALERGLKINNIIKDAAAMLGGGGGGRPNLAQGAGKNHEMMEEALNSALKTIEEILKGG; this comes from the coding sequence ATGTCTCGCCAATTAGAAGAATTAGGATATACTAAAAAAACATGTGAAACTTGTGGAAACGACTTTTGGTCGATAGGTGAAAGATCCACATGTGGAGATGCACCCTGCGACAAGTATGAATTCATAGGAAATCCTGCAACCACCGTAAAATATGATCTCTACCAGATCCAGAAGGAGTTCAATGATTTCTTCAAAGCAAGAGGCCACACACCAATAACAAGGTATCCAGTGCTTGCCAAAAGATGGAGAGATGATGTTTTCCTTGTTGGAGCATCCATCTACGATTTTCAGCCATGGGTAACTTCAGGTCTGGTTGAGCCTCCGGCCAATCCATTGGTCATAGCACAGCCATCCATCAGGTTAAATGATGTTGACAATGTTGGAAGAACTGGCAGACACATGACCTGTTTTACAATGGGAGCACACCATGCATTTAACAAGCCTGATGATGAGGTTTACTGGAAAGATGAAACAGTGAAATACTGTCATGACTTCATAGAACACATAGGCATTGATCCATCTGAAATAACCTACATAGAATCATGGTGGGAAGGCGGTGGAAATGCCGGACCCTGTTACGAAATATGTGTCCGGGGAGTGGAACTTGCAACACTGGTTTTCATACAGTACAAAACCACAGCAGAAGGTTTGAAGGAAATTCCACTGAAAATTGTGGACACAGGATACGGTCTGGAAAGATTTGCATGGATATCCCAAGGCACACCCACTGCCTATGATGCATCCTTTGGTCCGGTTATAAGCCAGATAAAGGAACTTGCAGGTGTGGAATTAAATGAAGCTGTACTGGCTGAAAATGCTAGGATCGCTGGAATGATGGATATTGAAGACATTGCAGATTTGAAGGAACTTCGAAGAAGGGTAGCAGATAAGCTCGGAATCACCATGGAAGAACTGAAAAACGCCACCGAACCCATGGAAGCTGTGTACGTGATTGCGGACCACACCCGCTGTTTGTGTTTCATGCTTGCAGATGGTGTCATTCCATCAAATGTGAAGGAAGGCTATTTAGCCAGACTAATACTTCGAAGAACCATACGTTTCATGAAGGATCTTGGGTTGAAGGAGTCCCTTGGAGACATAATGGAAATTCAACTGGAATTTTTATCTAAAACCTATCCAGAGATCGAAGAAAGAAAACAACACATACTAAATGTGGTGACCCTCGAAGAAAAGCGTTACACCAAAACTGTTTCAAAGGGAAAACAGCTGGTTAAGAAAACTATCCAGGATCTTAAGAAGGAAAACCTCGAAGAGATTCCAGTTGAAACTTTGATAAAATTGTATGATTCCCATGGAATGCCCCCTGAAACCATCGAAGAAATCGCCTCCGAAGAAAACTTTAATGCAGCTGTTCCAGACAATTTTTACACCTTGGTTGCAGAGGAACATGAAGCAGAGAAGAAGGATAAAAAACAGGACATCGAGATCAAGTTCATTGAAACAGAACTCGTATTCTATGAACACAGTCGCAAAACAGAGTTTGAAGCCGGGCTTCTAGGATTTTATGAAAACAATGTAGTTCTGGATCGTACCATATTCTATCCTGAAGGTGGAGGACAACCATCCGACATTGGATATATACGGGTTAAGGGCAATAAGGAAAAATATAATGTTTTAAGTGTTGAAAAAATTCAGGGTGTTGTTTTGCACCAGATGGAACCTGAAGATATTGAAAAACTCAAACCATTTGCAGGATCCAGGATTACAGGAAGTATAGATCCTGAGAGAAGAACATCACTCACCCAAAACCATACCGCAACCCATTTAATAGTGGCTGCTGCACGTGAAGTCCTGGGAGATCATGTCTGGCAGGCAGGGGCACAGAAGGGTGTTAAAAAGTCAAGGATCGATCTTTCACACTACAAACGTATCAGCATCACCGAGCTCAGGGAGATCGAGAAAATTGCCAACAGTTATGTTATGAAAAATTATCAGGTTCACACCTCATGGATGAACCGTACCAAGGCAGAGAAAAAGTACGGGTTCAAACTTTACCAGGGAGGTGTGGTTCCAGGTGCGAATATCAGAACAGTTAAAATAGATGAAATTGATGTTCAAGCCTGTGCAGGTACACATGTTAAATACACAGGCGAAATTGGTCTGATAAAAATTACCAGAACCGAAAGGATTCAGGATGGGGTTGAAAGGCTCGAGTTTTCAGCTGGAAAGTCTGCCATAGATGCAGTTCAAAGGAACGACGAAATACTCAAAGAAAGCAGTGAAATCTTCAAGGTGCCACTTGAACAACTTCCAAAAACCTGTGAAAGATTTTTCAAGGAATGGAAGGCCTACAAAAATGAGAACACCAAACTCAAGGATGAAATTGCCACACTAAAGGTTGGAAGTATAAGGGACCTGGCAGTTGAAATATCTGATCTCACTGTACTGACCCAACTCATGGATGCAGATATGAACGAACTCATTGGAATCGTCACAGACATGACTGAAGATGTGGATGGAGTTGACGTGGTTGTGATTGGAAACACCGAGGGTAAGATCGTAGGAGGATCCTCTGCCAAAGCCCTTGAAAGGGGTTTGAAAATAAACAACATCATCAAGGATGCAGCTGCCATGTTAGGTGGAGGTGGAGGTGGAAGACCAAACCTTGCACAGGGCGCTGGTAAAAACCATGAAATGATGGAAGAGGCTCTAAACTCTGCACTCAAAACCATTGAAGAAATCTTGAAAGGTGGTTAA
- a CDS encoding methanogenesis marker 16 metalloprotein has protein sequence MKIRSVEEINKKIKAGNANVLSAEEISNLIKEGETPKAEDVDVVTTGTCGIMSGTAAVLHVPVSDPGAFKKASKISLNGVPGFPGPCPNEWLGSVDLVIYGTSHSSEDEKYGGGFLFKDIVAGNDIEVEVESIDGKTFHKTVTVDDIGTAQMLGTRMAFKNYNSFTNPSEELISSIFHAVDMEGPFKGLSVSGCGQLNPLQNDPVMKTICAGSKILLNGAESIIIGNGTRSSPEKPNLMITGDMKQMDPHFLGGFQTGAGPEVFDSVACAIPVLDNEIFEKTFILNKDIVLPITDIRGRHSVLSSTNYGEVWDNSDERPVYHPEKCIKCDNCVVRERCPTGAYSDNLNLKKCFGCGMCVHSCPNQAFTMETGSVSFGIEDKTYDMPIICRQSDIKRARELTAELRRRIEDGSFILNNCLDKTS, from the coding sequence TTGAAGATCCGCAGTGTGGAAGAAATTAATAAAAAAATTAAAGCTGGAAATGCCAACGTGCTAAGCGCGGAGGAAATATCAAACCTTATTAAAGAGGGTGAAACACCCAAGGCAGAAGATGTAGATGTTGTTACCACAGGAACATGTGGTATAATGTCTGGAACTGCTGCAGTGCTCCATGTTCCTGTTTCAGATCCTGGTGCATTTAAAAAAGCCAGTAAAATCAGTTTAAATGGTGTTCCAGGTTTTCCTGGGCCTTGTCCTAATGAATGGCTTGGATCAGTTGATCTGGTCATATATGGAACCTCACACAGTAGTGAAGATGAGAAATATGGTGGAGGTTTCCTATTTAAGGATATTGTTGCAGGGAACGATATTGAAGTGGAAGTAGAATCCATAGATGGAAAAACCTTCCATAAAACTGTTACTGTGGATGATATAGGTACTGCCCAGATGCTGGGTACAAGAATGGCATTTAAGAATTATAATTCATTCACCAATCCATCAGAAGAACTGATCTCATCAATATTCCATGCTGTAGATATGGAAGGTCCGTTTAAAGGATTATCTGTTTCTGGCTGTGGCCAGCTCAATCCATTACAAAACGATCCTGTAATGAAAACCATTTGTGCAGGGTCTAAAATACTTTTAAATGGAGCTGAAAGTATAATTATAGGAAATGGAACTCGTAGCAGTCCTGAAAAACCTAACTTAATGATCACCGGAGACATGAAGCAGATGGATCCTCATTTCCTTGGAGGATTCCAAACAGGAGCAGGTCCAGAAGTATTTGACAGCGTTGCATGTGCCATACCAGTGCTTGACAATGAAATCTTCGAAAAAACATTCATATTAAATAAGGACATAGTTCTTCCAATTACAGATATTCGGGGTAGACACAGTGTTTTATCCTCAACCAACTATGGAGAAGTGTGGGATAATTCTGATGAAAGACCAGTTTATCATCCTGAGAAATGTATTAAATGTGATAACTGTGTTGTGAGGGAAAGATGTCCAACAGGGGCCTATTCAGATAATTTGAACCTGAAAAAATGTTTCGGCTGTGGAATGTGTGTACACTCCTGTCCAAATCAAGCCTTCACAATGGAAACTGGTAGTGTGAGTTTTGGTATAGAAGATAAAACATATGACATGCCAATTATTTGCAGACAATCCGACATCAAAAGGGCACGAGAATTAACAGCAGAACTCAGAAGAAGAATTGAAGATGGAAGTTTCATTTTAAACAACTGTTTGGATAAAACTTCCTAA
- a CDS encoding zinc ribbon domain-containing protein, producing MICENCGAEIRNRENYCPNCGMEVISPYNKSIKARYMAGEYTENQGDYYSRKRRSKEEKVYVEETEPQVSKETDPELVEEYYEPEPEDFEESGGVSVLTVIILFLVVALLIGFVIGILVFSGFLHSLPGFSKL from the coding sequence ATGATTTGTGAAAACTGTGGTGCTGAGATAAGGAACAGAGAAAATTACTGTCCAAACTGTGGAATGGAAGTAATAAGCCCATACAACAAATCAATAAAAGCCAGATACATGGCTGGGGAATACACAGAAAATCAAGGTGATTATTATTCAAGAAAAAGACGTTCCAAAGAGGAAAAGGTTTATGTTGAAGAAACTGAGCCACAGGTTTCAAAGGAAACTGACCCGGAATTAGTCGAAGAATATTACGAGCCCGAACCAGAAGATTTTGAAGAGTCTGGTGGAGTTTCGGTTCTCACGGTCATAATACTATTTTTGGTAGTAGCCCTTTTAATAGGATTTGTAATCGGAATACTGGTTTTTTCAGGTTTCTTACACTCCTTACCAGGATTTTCTAAGCTTTAA
- a CDS encoding HEAT repeat domain-containing protein, protein MGFYDLSKDERSKLVKQIHDEIEESILNAKFDGDGNSSAPEILVQYASNEDGYIRKAAYNAVAKIYLENNDLHKKILTIMAELLNNSNPKVRQTAVYVLGEIGTKDITDILVIFETALTDEHHSVRNAVIGALKRMGQRNPKQTFKFASKHIQSKNPMIRREIVHGIELRGRTHPEEVMPILKKLEYEEDKAVKQMIIHVIGQISYKKGCLEVVVRDLNDWSNKGLVLEAFKEIVEVHENYKFATRTPEQAKNYIKKNLETKNLNLEEF, encoded by the coding sequence ATGGGATTCTATGATTTATCAAAGGATGAAAGATCCAAACTTGTTAAACAAATACATGACGAGATTGAGGAATCTATTTTGAATGCAAAATTCGACGGTGATGGAAATAGTTCTGCACCAGAAATCCTGGTTCAGTATGCCTCAAATGAAGATGGATACATACGTAAAGCAGCATACAATGCAGTTGCAAAAATTTATTTAGAAAACAATGACTTGCATAAAAAAATTCTTACAATCATGGCTGAGCTTTTGAATAATTCCAATCCCAAGGTGAGACAAACAGCAGTTTACGTGCTCGGTGAAATAGGAACTAAGGACATCACAGATATACTGGTTATATTTGAAACAGCACTAACAGATGAGCACCATTCTGTTAGAAATGCTGTTATTGGAGCTTTAAAACGTATGGGCCAAAGAAATCCTAAACAAACCTTTAAATTTGCATCGAAACATATACAAAGCAAAAATCCAATGATTAGGCGGGAAATTGTACATGGAATTGAACTCAGGGGAAGAACCCACCCTGAAGAAGTCATGCCCATATTAAAGAAGTTAGAATACGAAGAAGATAAAGCTGTAAAACAAATGATTATCCATGTAATCGGGCAGATAAGCTACAAAAAAGGCTGTCTTGAAGTGGTTGTTAGAGATTTGAATGATTGGTCAAACAAGGGACTGGTGTTGGAAGCATTCAAAGAGATTGTTGAAGTACATGAAAACTACAAATTTGCTACAAGAACACCAGAACAAGCCAAAAACTATATCAAAAAAAATTTAGAAACTAAGAATTTGAATTTAGAAGAATTTTAG
- a CDS encoding TldD/PmbA family protein, with amino-acid sequence MMHDVANQTLDLALKYTDQAEVYVEKEEGVDVDIKNDNVDFAKEAFTFGVGVRVIVDGRMGFSYTTNTDSLEETVKNAIFNAKSNEVDENFSFAPNSKYPKIKDIYDPKIEYLELEEIIDVAKIMLKTVVEEKCEPTSGGFSTGYSKLIMANSEGAVAKDVSSIFTGYMAVNADDGDAVSTASESDSSRFMNIDPESIALKACEIAKKSRKGQTIDTGDIPVVLDHHAAAGLLGTFYGAFNADNIQRGRSVYADKVGQQVVSSSLSIYDDGTLPGGLQSATCDGEGVPSQKTALIEDGILKNFLFDIYTANKGGVESTGNGMRSSYGDVPAVGLSNFILNFNEVNPISDLKEGVLVTDVLGAHTANPISGDFSVEAMNAFKIENGEVTYPVKKAMLSGNIFEAMGIASATESEKRSIGPFVIPRILVEKLRVVG; translated from the coding sequence ATGATGCATGATGTAGCAAACCAAACACTTGATCTGGCCCTAAAATATACGGATCAAGCAGAGGTATATGTTGAAAAGGAAGAAGGAGTAGATGTTGACATTAAGAATGATAATGTCGACTTTGCCAAGGAAGCCTTCACATTTGGTGTTGGTGTGAGGGTCATAGTTGATGGTAGAATGGGATTTTCATACACAACCAACACAGACAGCCTTGAAGAAACTGTTAAAAATGCAATTTTCAATGCAAAATCCAATGAAGTAGATGAAAACTTTTCATTTGCCCCCAATTCAAAGTATCCTAAGATCAAAGATATTTATGACCCAAAAATTGAATATCTGGAACTTGAGGAAATTATTGATGTTGCCAAGATCATGCTCAAAACAGTTGTAGAAGAAAAATGCGAACCCACATCTGGAGGTTTTTCAACAGGATACAGCAAGTTAATAATGGCAAATTCAGAAGGAGCAGTTGCAAAGGATGTTTCATCAATATTCACAGGTTACATGGCGGTCAATGCAGATGATGGAGATGCAGTGTCCACAGCCAGTGAATCTGATTCTTCAAGGTTCATGAACATTGATCCTGAAAGTATCGCCCTAAAAGCATGTGAAATAGCAAAAAAATCAAGGAAAGGTCAAACAATAGACACTGGAGATATTCCGGTAGTTCTGGATCATCATGCAGCTGCAGGTTTGCTTGGAACATTTTACGGTGCATTCAATGCAGACAACATTCAAAGGGGCAGATCAGTGTATGCAGACAAGGTTGGACAACAAGTGGTATCCAGTTCCCTAAGTATCTACGATGATGGAACACTACCTGGAGGGCTTCAAAGTGCCACATGTGATGGTGAAGGAGTTCCAAGTCAAAAAACTGCTCTCATAGAAGATGGAATCCTTAAAAACTTTTTATTCGATATTTACACAGCCAACAAGGGAGGAGTAGAATCCACAGGAAATGGTATGAGAAGTTCCTATGGAGATGTTCCTGCAGTGGGTTTATCGAATTTCATTTTAAACTTCAACGAAGTGAACCCTATTTCCGATCTGAAAGAGGGAGTACTTGTCACAGATGTTCTAGGTGCACACACAGCAAACCCAATATCTGGAGACTTCTCAGTTGAAGCCATGAATGCATTTAAAATAGAAAATGGTGAAGTAACATATCCAGTTAAAAAGGCAATGTTATCCGGCAATATTTTTGAAGCCATGGGAATAGCATCAGCAACAGAATCAGAGAAACGAAGCATAGGACCATTTGTAATCCCAAGGATACTGGTTGAAAAGTTAAGGGTTGTAGGCTAA
- a CDS encoding phosphoglycolate phosphatase — MIKVLATDVDGTITNTSRRGCLSAIETIHRVEDMGMPVIIVTGNISCFTNALSTFLSTSGGIVAENGGVIEFNGKTEILGNYKLCNEAYEYLKAELPVEKVQNSNLRVSEIALTRKVPVTTIKNVLKDHPVEVYDSKFAIHLTDPEVNKGSSLLKVAGALGFNAEEIMAVGDSENDMEFLAAAGLKIAVSNANEELKGIADYVTKNAHGDGFKEAVERFIL, encoded by the coding sequence TTGATTAAAGTACTGGCCACAGATGTTGACGGAACAATCACAAATACAAGTAGAAGAGGTTGTTTAAGCGCCATAGAAACCATACATCGTGTTGAAGATATGGGAATGCCAGTTATTATTGTAACTGGGAATATTTCATGTTTTACAAATGCGTTAAGCACATTTTTATCTACATCCGGAGGAATTGTGGCTGAAAATGGTGGGGTGATAGAGTTCAACGGTAAAACCGAAATTTTGGGGAATTACAAACTTTGTAACGAGGCTTATGAATACCTCAAAGCAGAACTTCCTGTTGAAAAGGTTCAAAACTCAAATTTAAGGGTTTCAGAAATAGCTTTAACTCGAAAGGTGCCTGTGACTACCATTAAGAATGTTCTTAAGGATCATCCTGTGGAGGTGTATGACAGCAAGTTTGCAATTCACCTAACCGATCCTGAAGTGAACAAGGGATCTTCATTACTCAAGGTTGCAGGGGCATTGGGTTTCAATGCAGAAGAAATAATGGCAGTTGGAGACAGTGAGAATGACATGGAATTTTTAGCTGCAGCAGGATTGAAGATTGCGGTGTCCAATGCTAATGAAGAACTCAAGGGTATTGCAGATTACGTGACAAAAAACGCTCATGGAGATGGATTTAAAGAAGCTGTTGAGAGATTTATATTGTAA
- the hypD gene encoding hydrogenase formation protein HypD yields the protein MKNLSKEIIERIEKISRPVKIMHVCGSHEHTIMQYGIRTLIPEEVEIVAGPGCPVCCVPSREVDECLYLAREGVTIATFGDMLRVPGTKGTLADAKADGADVRIVYGVNNAVEMAQKTDNDVVFMAAGFETTAPTTAAELVNRPPENFSVISSHRLIPPALKFLIESGEVNLNALIEPGHVSTIIGTKPYESFSKDYGIPQVVAGFNPFDVLIAIYMVLKQFENGEAEVQNEYKRAVRDEGNVKAQELLEEVFFIKSREWRGFPEIPNSVYEVKPEFDEFNARKKFDIDIGESEPVVTGCICGPILRGVARPEECKLFKKECNPMNPVGACMVSKEGTCNIAFRYGSFDPEL from the coding sequence ATGAAGAACCTTTCTAAAGAAATCATAGAACGAATAGAAAAAATTTCAAGACCCGTAAAGATAATGCATGTCTGCGGATCCCATGAACATACCATTATGCAGTACGGAATTAGAACTTTGATACCGGAAGAGGTTGAAATAGTAGCAGGACCAGGTTGTCCTGTGTGCTGTGTACCATCTAGGGAAGTTGATGAGTGTCTCTACCTTGCAAGGGAAGGAGTAACCATAGCCACATTTGGAGATATGTTAAGGGTTCCAGGAACTAAAGGAACGCTTGCAGATGCTAAGGCAGATGGTGCTGATGTAAGAATAGTTTACGGAGTTAACAATGCCGTTGAAATGGCCCAGAAAACTGATAACGATGTTGTTTTCATGGCAGCAGGATTTGAAACCACGGCCCCCACAACAGCAGCAGAACTTGTGAACAGACCTCCTGAAAATTTCTCAGTTATTTCATCACACAGACTGATACCTCCAGCACTTAAATTTTTAATAGAATCTGGAGAAGTAAACTTAAACGCATTAATTGAACCTGGCCATGTTTCAACCATCATAGGAACAAAACCATACGAAAGTTTTTCAAAGGACTATGGAATTCCCCAAGTTGTTGCAGGATTCAATCCATTCGATGTGTTGATAGCAATTTACATGGTGCTTAAACAATTCGAAAATGGTGAAGCAGAGGTACAAAACGAATATAAAAGAGCAGTAAGGGATGAAGGAAATGTTAAAGCTCAGGAACTGCTTGAAGAAGTATTTTTCATTAAAAGCAGGGAATGGAGAGGTTTTCCTGAAATTCCGAACTCAGTGTACGAAGTCAAACCGGAATTTGATGAGTTCAATGCAAGGAAAAAATTTGACATAGACATAGGAGAATCAGAACCAGTTGTAACTGGATGTATCTGTGGACCAATACTCAGGGGAGTTGCAAGACCAGAAGAATGTAAACTCTTTAAGAAAGAATGCAACCCAATGAATCCTGTTGGAGCATGCATGGTGAGTAAGGAAGGTACATGTAATATTGCATTCAGATACGGTTCATTCGACCCAGAACTCTAA
- a CDS encoding Mur ligase family protein, with protein sequence MKVAVLGLGIEGKKSVKALLDYGASVYASDLDQSLDLSEFKSSDLDVDLGFHDKTKVDASDCVVLSPSLWNKSAINQIVGKNKLFSDVLKGHKTIFTIGVTGTNGKTTSCHMLNEILVEAGYKVLMGGNAGGGFDGYTQLTIQANESNYDVMIVEVCDMTLDFASRIFEFDMVLVTNMGYDHMEHHQSMENYRSSVDKFLKDVDQVVLNGNDPMLKGCKSRNAQYFDSEVRDLKLFGSFNQENASGAFKVASILGVEPKLINEVLSSFEAVEGRIQTLKLNGSEIIIGKTDNPDSTSAVLSEAQPDIVIIGTPRRNEKFRYNILKEVAMADPSEVVLFPGLDDTTEFARKVLINFGYSGTIIVTEDRSNLVDLVLDYTENNGKIFIGGNGQAKIMSLQSSLLQLVDE encoded by the coding sequence ATGAAAGTTGCAGTTTTAGGACTTGGAATAGAAGGTAAAAAATCAGTTAAAGCTCTTCTTGACTATGGAGCCAGTGTTTACGCATCTGATCTCGATCAAAGTTTAGATCTATCTGAATTCAAATCAAGTGATCTGGATGTGGATCTTGGATTTCATGATAAAACTAAAGTAGATGCATCTGACTGTGTGGTTTTAAGTCCGAGCCTATGGAATAAAAGTGCTATTAATCAGATTGTAGGGAAAAATAAACTGTTTTCAGATGTTTTAAAAGGGCATAAAACTATTTTCACCATTGGTGTCACAGGCACCAACGGAAAAACAACATCTTGCCACATGTTAAATGAGATCCTGGTTGAAGCAGGTTACAAAGTTTTAATGGGTGGAAATGCTGGTGGTGGTTTTGATGGTTACACCCAACTAACTATCCAAGCAAATGAATCAAACTACGATGTCATGATCGTAGAGGTTTGTGACATGACCCTTGATTTCGCATCCCGTATCTTTGAATTTGACATGGTACTCGTAACCAACATGGGATATGATCATATGGAGCACCACCAATCCATGGAAAACTATCGAAGTTCCGTTGATAAGTTCCTGAAGGATGTGGATCAGGTCGTGTTAAATGGTAACGATCCCATGCTTAAGGGATGTAAATCTAGAAATGCCCAATACTTCGATTCCGAAGTTAGAGATCTAAAATTATTCGGAAGTTTTAATCAAGAAAATGCATCTGGAGCATTTAAAGTTGCAAGCATTTTAGGGGTGGAACCTAAATTAATTAATGAGGTTCTATCCAGTTTTGAGGCTGTTGAAGGACGAATACAAACTTTGAAGTTGAATGGTTCTGAAATAATCATCGGTAAAACAGATAATCCCGATTCAACCTCCGCAGTTTTGAGTGAAGCACAACCCGACATTGTTATTATTGGAACACCCCGTAGAAATGAAAAATTCCGGTACAACATCTTGAAGGAAGTTGCAATGGCAGATCCATCAGAAGTTGTTCTTTTTCCAGGTTTAGATGATACCACAGAATTTGCAAGGAAAGTTTTGATTAATTTTGGATACAGCGGCACCATCATAGTTACAGAAGACAGGTCCAATCTAGTTGATCTTGTGTTGGACTACACCGAAAATAATGGTAAAATATTCATCGGTGGAAATGGTCAGGCCAAGATCATGTCTCTCCAGTCTTCATTATTACAGTTGGTTGATGAATAA
- a CDS encoding nucleotidyltransferase family protein, producing MSKIMVSAVITAAGKNRRMIEDLKSRKLEIKHKLLMDIGGKPVILHTIDNVLKSGVDECIVVLGHFNEEIGPVLEDYPDERLKIVKNTDKNVELSETLLNGVQNSSSGLVLCVAGDQPTVTAETYRNLIDTAVNYRDPENIVSVLAREATGLLQTAKGLGMPFICHLDLLLKYLPHDKNNLNPILIKMIGDGVVFYGIPSLNKLELININTYQDYIDIKDRL from the coding sequence ATGAGCAAAATCATGGTTTCAGCAGTGATCACAGCAGCTGGTAAAAACAGGAGAATGATTGAAGACCTTAAGTCCCGTAAACTGGAAATTAAACACAAACTGCTCATGGATATTGGTGGGAAACCTGTTATTCTACACACCATTGATAACGTGCTAAAGTCGGGTGTGGATGAGTGCATAGTGGTGCTTGGTCATTTCAATGAAGAGATAGGCCCAGTACTTGAGGACTATCCTGATGAGCGATTGAAAATTGTTAAAAATACAGACAAAAACGTTGAATTATCTGAAACACTTCTAAATGGGGTTCAAAATTCAAGTTCAGGTTTGGTACTGTGTGTAGCTGGAGATCAACCAACTGTAACCGCCGAAACGTACAGAAATTTGATTGACACCGCCGTCAACTATCGTGATCCTGAAAACATCGTTTCTGTCTTGGCCAGAGAAGCTACTGGATTACTTCAAACTGCTAAAGGGTTGGGTATGCCCTTTATCTGCCATTTAGACCTGCTTTTGAAATATTTACCCCATGATAAAAACAATTTAAATCCAATATTAATCAAGATGATAGGAGATGGGGTTGTTTTTTATGGAATTCCCTCACTAAACAAACTTGAACTCATAAATATCAACACGTATCAAGACTATATCGATATTAAAGATCGTTTATAA